One stretch of Oncorhynchus clarkii lewisi isolate Uvic-CL-2024 chromosome 1, UVic_Ocla_1.0, whole genome shotgun sequence DNA includes these proteins:
- the LOC139416710 gene encoding E3 ubiquitin-protein ligase TRIM35-like → MASKPSLPEEDLCCTVCCDIFRDPVFLSCTHSICKACLKEFWKQKGSRECPMCRKRLSMDNPPCNLALKNLCDAYLQEKGQRYSAGPDVHCSLHSEKLKLFCLDDKQSICVVCRDSKNHKKHDCIPIDEAALDHKEEVKTALKPLKDMLEVLNEVKLTCDQTAEHIKTQAQHTEKQIKEEFGKIHQFLQDEEEARIAALRKEEKQKSQTMTKKIEEMSREISSLSDTIRAIEKELGADDISFLQNFKATVKKAKCTLSNPEKVSGSLIHVAKYLGNLQFRVWEKMQEIVQYAPVILDPNTAHPHLILSEDLMSVTYTKDARQLPDNPERYDDLFVVLASKGFNSGTHSWDIEVGGNKAWALGVALESVQRKQTIGFRHGSSGVQCKDGEYTTHSLSDECTPSTPLKVRKPQRIRMQLNWKKGELSFVDPVDNTELHRFTHPFKERVFPYMSTLRFNPLRILPGKVSISIGSASV, encoded by the coding sequence ATGGCATCTAAACCTTCCCTCCCAGAGGAGGATCTCTGCTGTACTGTGTGCTGTGACATCTTCAGGGATCCCGTTTTCCTGTCATGTACCCACAGCATCTGCAAAGCCTGTCTGAAGGAATTCTGGAAACAGAAGGGATCTCGAGAATGTCCAATGTGCCGGAAAAGATTGTCAATGGATAACCCCCCATGTAACCTAGCTTTAAAGAACCTGTGTGATGCCTACTTACAGGAGAAAGGTCAGAGATATTCAGCAGGGCCAGATGTGCATTGCAGTCTGCACAGTGAGAAACTCAAACTGTTCTGTCTGGATGATAAGCAGTCAATTTGTGTAGTGTGCCGGGATTCAAAGAACCATAAAAAGCATGACTGCATCCCCATAGATGAAGCTGCACTGGATCATAAGGAGGAAGTTAAGACGGCACTGAAGCCCCTAAAGGATATGCTGGAGGTCTTAAATGAAGTTAAACTGACCTGTGATCAAACAGCAGAGCACATTAAGACACAGGCCCAGCACACAGAGAAGCAGATTAAGGAGGAGTTTGGGAAGATTCACCAGTTTCTACAGGATGAAGAGGAAGCCAGGATTGCTGCACTGAGGAAGGAAGAGAAGCAAAAGAGTCAGACGATGACAAAAAAGATTGAAGAGATGAGCAGGGAGATATCATCACTTTCGGACACAATCAGAGCCATAGAGAAAGAGCTGGGAGCCGACGATATCTCATTCCTGCAGAACTTCAAGGCCACAGTCAAAAAAGCAAAGTGCACCCTGTCAAATCCGGAGAAGGTTTCAGGATCACTGATCCACGTGGCAAAGTACCTAGGCAACCTGCAGTTCAGAGTCTGGGAGAAGATGCAGGAAATAGTTCAATACGCTCCTGTGATTCTGGACCCCAACACTGCCCATCCGCATCTCATCCTGTCCGAGGATCTGATGAGTGTGACATACACCAAAGACGCACGGCAGCTTCCTGATAACCCAGAGAGGTATGATGACCTCTTTGTGGTCCTGGCCTCTAAGGGCTTCAACTCGGGGACACATAGTTGGGACATTGAGGTTGGAGGAAATAAAGCCTGGGCTCTGGGTGTAGCTTTAGAGTCTGTCCAGAGGAAGCAAACGATTGGCTTTAGACATGGATCCTCTGGTGTGCAGTGTAAAGATGGGGAATATACTACCCATTCCTTATCGGACGAATGTACTCCATCCACTCCCCTCAAAGTGAGAAAGCCCCAGAGAATCAGAATGCAGCTGAACTGGAAAAAGGGAGAGCTTTCATTTGTTGACCCAGTTGATAACACAGAACTTCACAGATTCACACATcctttcaaagagagagtttttcCATACATGTCTACTTTACGTTTTAATCCTCTGAGGATCTTGCCAGGGAAGGTCTCTATATCAATTGGTTCCGCCTCTGTCTAA